The following proteins are encoded in a genomic region of Streptomyces lunaelactis:
- a CDS encoding ATP-binding protein — protein sequence MRSAEAARYARASADVQQYYAQREAALFGRLSDQRATTVWLAEELLPAAVARLQKGEPASEILQSVTFGEHLESEFAEALRAALRTLLEAVEAEEHTRDSSQRALVAIARRVQAIVHQLAKDLRDMQILHGTDVVVSHGLQDIDHRNALIGRLAASIAVLGDARPGRQWAKAIPLYDVVRGAMSRIVDYPRVKLQSVTEVAVIGQGAEPLIHLLAELLDNATTCSPPHTPVEVTASEVPSGIAIEIEDRGVGLTEEVRQRIDRVMAQASSGIDLADLGEATQLGLSVVSRLARENGFDVDLRTSAYGGVRAVVLVPRRLITTVQQSAPKAQQFAPKHTGAPIVPRPTMTRDAAADSVEVKQTVNGLPQRRRESPVPTPVVRTTPHPPAAPAASPGTAGAPRQPGLMWEAFSGEKRPSTDPSIQTSEPSEGE from the coding sequence GTGCGCTCGGCAGAGGCGGCTCGCTACGCCCGGGCGAGTGCCGACGTACAGCAGTACTACGCGCAGCGCGAAGCCGCGCTGTTCGGGCGCTTGTCCGATCAGCGGGCCACCACTGTATGGCTCGCCGAAGAGCTCCTCCCCGCGGCTGTCGCCCGTCTGCAGAAGGGTGAGCCTGCTTCGGAGATCCTGCAGTCCGTCACGTTCGGGGAACATCTCGAGAGCGAGTTCGCCGAAGCGCTCCGGGCAGCTCTGCGGACGCTCCTGGAAGCCGTAGAGGCCGAGGAGCACACGCGGGACTCCTCTCAGCGGGCACTGGTGGCGATCGCGCGCAGGGTCCAGGCGATCGTGCATCAACTCGCCAAGGACCTCCGCGACATGCAGATTCTCCACGGTACGGATGTCGTGGTCTCCCACGGCCTGCAGGACATCGACCATCGCAATGCCCTGATCGGGCGCCTTGCGGCCAGCATTGCGGTACTGGGTGACGCCCGGCCCGGGCGTCAGTGGGCGAAGGCGATCCCGCTCTACGACGTCGTGCGGGGGGCCATGTCACGCATCGTGGACTATCCCCGCGTGAAGCTGCAGTCGGTGACGGAGGTGGCTGTGATCGGCCAGGGAGCCGAGCCGCTGATCCACCTGCTCGCCGAGCTGCTCGACAACGCCACGACCTGTTCGCCGCCGCACACCCCGGTCGAGGTGACCGCGAGCGAGGTGCCTTCCGGTATCGCGATCGAGATCGAGGACCGTGGGGTTGGGCTCACCGAAGAGGTCCGGCAGCGCATCGACCGCGTCATGGCTCAGGCATCATCCGGCATCGATCTGGCCGACCTGGGCGAGGCGACGCAGCTCGGCCTGTCCGTCGTCAGCAGGCTGGCCCGTGAGAACGGCTTCGACGTCGACTTGCGCACCTCCGCGTACGGAGGAGTACGGGCCGTCGTACTCGTTCCGCGGCGCCTGATCACCACAGTTCAGCAGTCTGCCCCGAAAGCCCAACAGTTCGCGCCGAAGCACACGGGCGCACCGATCGTGCCGAGGCCGACGATGACGCGCGATGCCGCAGCAGATTCCGTCGAGGTCAAACAGACCGTCAACGGACTGCCGCAGCGGCGACGCGAGTCGCCCGTCCCGACACCGGTCGTCCGCACGACCCCCCATCCCCCCGCTGCTCCGGCCGCCTCCCCGGGAACGGCCGGCGCACCCCGGCAGCCGGGCCTGATGTGGGAGGCGTTCAGCGGCGAAAAGAGACCGAGCACCGACCCTTCCATCCAAACCAGCGAGCCATCAGAGGGTGAGTAA
- a CDS encoding roadblock/LC7 domain-containing protein, whose protein sequence is MDWMLNELAASVPYVRHVVVLSSDGLCIGQANTETDTADAIAAACSGMQSLAKAIALKFPHGDGSTRMVGIEVDGGYFSLMAAGPGAYLAVLADEEVDAGLLGARMRTLVVRIGQHMTSPPRDDVGQAM, encoded by the coding sequence ATGGACTGGATGCTCAACGAGCTCGCGGCCAGCGTCCCGTACGTGCGACACGTGGTCGTGTTGTCATCGGACGGTCTGTGCATCGGTCAAGCGAACACGGAGACCGACACCGCTGACGCGATAGCCGCTGCCTGCTCGGGCATGCAGAGCCTGGCGAAGGCCATCGCGCTGAAGTTCCCGCACGGAGACGGCTCGACGCGCATGGTCGGGATCGAAGTCGACGGCGGATACTTCTCCCTGATGGCTGCCGGGCCCGGGGCCTATCTCGCAGTGCTGGCCGATGAGGAAGTGGACGCAGGGTTGCTGGGCGCCCGCATGCGTACGCTGGTGGTCCGGATCGGCCAGCACATGACCAGCCCGCCTCGTGATGACGTCGGGCAGGCGATGTGA
- a CDS encoding DUF742 domain-containing protein, with protein MPLYVISGGPGSSAKAFNLVTLVASRSAPEPGMQPEQAAILTMCQYPLSVAEISAYLSLPFSVVTVLLSKLVDNERVEAIAPVPVAAVPELGLLEAVIHGLRKL; from the coding sequence GTGCCGCTGTATGTCATCTCCGGTGGCCCAGGTTCCTCAGCCAAGGCCTTCAACCTGGTCACCCTCGTCGCATCGAGGTCCGCACCCGAACCCGGTATGCAGCCCGAGCAGGCGGCCATCCTCACCATGTGCCAATACCCGCTGTCGGTGGCCGAGATATCCGCGTATCTGAGTCTGCCGTTCAGCGTCGTCACGGTGCTGCTCTCCAAGCTCGTCGACAACGAGCGAGTTGAGGCCATTGCTCCCGTTCCTGTCGCTGCGGTCCCCGAACTTGGCCTTCTGGAGGCGGTGATCCATGGACTACGTAAGCTCTGA
- a CDS encoding GTP-binding protein, producing the protein MDYVSSDAPAAGPRSTDVQLPHGARGVKVVIVGGFGVGKTTMVGAVSEIPPLTTEETMTQAGVGIDHNPGAEGKNTTTVAMDFGRISINEQLILYLFGTPGQERFWFLWNGIFEGALGAVVLVDTRSIEVCFEIITRLEDRRVPFIVAVNTFPEAPKHPIPALRTALALNESVPIITCDARDRSSSRDALLSLMGYLCTLAAAQESV; encoded by the coding sequence ATGGACTACGTAAGCTCTGACGCACCCGCCGCCGGCCCCCGCAGCACGGACGTGCAGCTGCCGCACGGCGCCAGGGGAGTCAAGGTGGTGATTGTCGGCGGCTTCGGGGTCGGCAAGACGACCATGGTCGGGGCGGTGAGCGAGATCCCGCCACTGACCACCGAAGAAACCATGACTCAGGCCGGCGTCGGGATCGACCACAATCCCGGTGCGGAAGGCAAGAACACCACGACCGTTGCCATGGACTTCGGCCGCATCAGCATCAATGAGCAGCTGATCCTCTATCTCTTCGGCACGCCGGGACAGGAGCGCTTCTGGTTCCTGTGGAACGGCATTTTCGAAGGCGCGCTCGGCGCCGTGGTCCTCGTCGACACCCGGAGTATCGAAGTCTGTTTCGAGATCATCACCCGCCTGGAAGACCGCCGCGTCCCCTTCATCGTGGCCGTCAACACCTTCCCCGAAGCCCCGAAGCACCCGATACCAGCCCTGCGCACTGCTCTGGCCCTCAACGAATCCGTGCCCATCATCACCTGTGACGCACGCGACCGGTCGTCCAGCCGCGACGCCCTGCTCTCGCTGATGGGCTACCTGTGCACCCTCGCCGCAGCTCAGGAGTCCGTATGA
- a CDS encoding cytochrome P450 gives MTVPPSDRTTTEPGLTPPPGCPAHTATGADGVTRLFGAAAATDPMGLYEKLRATHGPVAPVLLDGDVRAWLVLGYLENRDVASRSTQFSRDPRIWHGWKSGEIDPTASPLVPMIGWRPDCVCADGEEHQRLRGAVTAGLNQFDQRGIRRHITRFAHQLVDEFCERGKAELVGQFTEHLPMLVLTHLLGMPDEYGPKLVHASRDLFKGTETSLASNAYVLETLEQLVVAKRALPGQDIASVLMSHPADLTDEEVQHHLRLILLAGYETTANLMSNVLRMVVTDPRFRGSLAGGQMTLPEAVEQVLWDEPPLMVCPGRWATGDTSLGGQEIKAGDMLLLGLAAGNVDQAVRPDPSTRVHHNRAHLSFSAGAHECPGQDISRVIADTGIDVLLTRLPDISLAVPEDELTWRSSTWARHLTALPAKFASRSPEAHDVLTPLPAPPPPSSGMPTQPQWPASEPELMRRPEPRASWRAWLRRFLRRR, from the coding sequence ATGACCGTCCCACCCTCTGACCGCACCACCACAGAACCGGGGCTCACCCCGCCCCCGGGTTGCCCGGCCCACACCGCCACGGGAGCCGACGGAGTGACCCGGCTCTTTGGCGCCGCTGCCGCAACCGACCCCATGGGCCTGTATGAGAAGTTGCGTGCCACCCACGGTCCGGTGGCGCCCGTCCTGCTCGACGGGGACGTACGTGCCTGGCTCGTCCTGGGGTACCTCGAGAACCGCGATGTGGCCAGCCGCTCCACCCAGTTCTCCCGTGACCCCCGCATCTGGCACGGCTGGAAGAGTGGCGAGATCGACCCCACCGCGTCGCCGCTGGTGCCGATGATCGGATGGCGTCCCGACTGCGTATGTGCGGACGGCGAAGAGCACCAGCGCCTGCGCGGCGCGGTCACGGCCGGCCTCAACCAGTTCGATCAACGCGGGATCCGCCGCCACATCACCCGCTTTGCGCACCAGCTGGTCGATGAATTCTGCGAAAGAGGCAAGGCGGAGCTGGTCGGTCAGTTCACCGAGCACCTGCCCATGCTCGTTCTCACCCACCTGCTCGGAATGCCGGACGAGTACGGTCCCAAGCTCGTGCATGCCTCCCGGGACCTCTTCAAGGGCACTGAAACGTCGCTCGCCAGCAACGCCTATGTGCTGGAGACCCTCGAGCAGCTCGTCGTCGCCAAGCGCGCCCTGCCCGGGCAGGACATCGCATCCGTACTGATGTCCCACCCGGCCGACCTCACGGACGAGGAGGTGCAGCACCACCTGCGCCTCATCCTGCTCGCGGGCTATGAGACAACCGCCAATCTCATGTCCAATGTGCTACGGATGGTGGTCACCGACCCGCGGTTCCGCGGGTCGTTGGCCGGCGGCCAGATGACCTTGCCCGAAGCAGTGGAGCAGGTGCTCTGGGACGAGCCACCGCTGATGGTGTGCCCAGGCCGCTGGGCCACTGGTGACACCTCCCTCGGAGGACAGGAGATCAAGGCGGGAGACATGCTCCTGCTGGGCCTGGCCGCCGGGAACGTCGATCAGGCGGTCCGCCCGGATCCCTCGACCCGCGTGCACCACAACCGCGCGCACCTGTCCTTCAGCGCCGGCGCCCATGAGTGCCCCGGCCAGGACATCAGCCGTGTCATCGCCGACACCGGCATCGACGTCCTGCTCACCCGGCTTCCCGACATCAGCCTGGCCGTCCCCGAGGACGAGCTCACCTGGCGCTCCTCCACCTGGGCCCGGCATCTGACGGCACTGCCCGCGAAGTTCGCCTCCCGCAGTCCGGAAGCCCATGATGTGCTGACACCGCTGCCGGCCCCGCCCCCGCCGAGCAGCGGTATGCCGACGCAGCCCCAATGGCCGGCATCCGAGCCCGAGTTGATGCGCCGACCCGAACCCCGCGCCTCGTGGCGGGCGTGGCTGAGGCGGTTCCTGCGGAGGCGGTAG
- a CDS encoding terpene synthase family protein: MTVQAIELPMLRMPYPVRVNPYLPALHEETETWAREMGMLASDEAPSARRAIWTLSQFHAMAVDQLTAWALPDASLAGLRLNHRFNLWALAWDDYFASAFKQTGDLAGAQVFTARLHAFLPPEPRARLPEPANAVERGMADLQQRLFLPRLAHWQQGLNRALTRYIDAGVQELANSRAGRVPDLIEYAQFRRESFAAYTAPYSVELSTGARIPEQIRHSRTVCALLDAFMDYMGLANDIASYQREVHDEHDVNNLVVVLETSLGITVQEAMHTAADLVTARLRHFEHLTQSELPPLVQQAGLNHGERIELEAWLRGACSFLSGLHAWYIGAPRYAAAGGPFQEQRTSTATVPAGERYPSAS, translated from the coding sequence ATGACAGTGCAGGCCATCGAACTCCCCATGCTGCGGATGCCGTACCCGGTGCGGGTGAATCCGTACCTGCCGGCCCTGCACGAGGAGACCGAGACGTGGGCGCGAGAGATGGGCATGCTGGCCAGCGACGAAGCACCCTCGGCCCGCCGGGCGATCTGGACCCTGTCCCAGTTCCATGCCATGGCCGTTGACCAGCTGACTGCCTGGGCTCTTCCTGATGCCTCACTCGCCGGCCTCCGGCTCAATCACCGGTTCAACCTCTGGGCTCTGGCCTGGGACGACTACTTCGCCTCCGCCTTCAAACAGACGGGCGACCTCGCAGGCGCACAGGTCTTCACCGCCCGTCTCCATGCCTTCCTGCCGCCGGAGCCGCGCGCCCGGTTGCCGGAGCCGGCCAATGCCGTCGAAAGGGGAATGGCCGACCTCCAGCAACGCCTGTTCCTCCCGAGACTGGCGCACTGGCAGCAGGGGCTCAACCGGGCCCTGACAAGGTACATCGACGCGGGAGTTCAGGAACTGGCCAACAGCCGCGCCGGCCGTGTCCCGGACCTCATCGAGTATGCCCAGTTCCGCCGTGAGAGCTTCGCCGCCTATACCGCCCCCTATTCCGTCGAACTCTCCACCGGCGCACGCATTCCTGAGCAGATCCGGCACAGCCGGACCGTGTGTGCTTTGCTCGACGCCTTCATGGACTACATGGGTCTGGCGAACGACATCGCCTCCTATCAGCGGGAAGTCCATGACGAACACGACGTCAACAACCTCGTCGTAGTCCTCGAAACATCCCTGGGCATCACCGTCCAGGAAGCGATGCATACCGCCGCCGATCTGGTAACCGCCCGACTGCGCCACTTCGAGCACCTCACACAGAGCGAACTGCCCCCGCTCGTCCAGCAAGCCGGGCTGAACCACGGCGAACGGATCGAGCTGGAGGCGTGGCTCCGGGGAGCCTGCAGTTTCCTATCCGGCCTCCATGCCTGGTACATCGGGGCACCCCGCTACGCTGCCGCAGGCGGTCCGTTCCAAGAGCAACGGACTTCCACCGCCACTGTGCCCGCTGGCGAGCGGTATCCCTCAGCGTCATGA
- a CDS encoding MBL fold metallo-hydrolase encodes MSAASTPPEQIPVRVFGGPTALIEYGGLRFLTDPTFDAPGDYPLGPGLVLTKTAPSSASPEDLGRIDVVLLSHDEHPDNLDHSGRALLADVPVTLTTPSGAGRLGADAKGLEDWESVELDRPDGGTVTVTGVPAIHGPGTREEVEPISGEVVGFVLTAADLATVYVSGDNASLALVKEIGERFGPVDTAVLFAGAPRLPVFDSTVVLDSAQAAEAAQLLGARRVVPVHFDSWAHFTEGRDDLVAAFTAAGLADRLQLN; translated from the coding sequence ATGTCCGCTGCCAGCACGCCCCCTGAGCAGATCCCCGTCCGCGTCTTCGGCGGCCCGACCGCGCTCATCGAGTACGGCGGGCTGAGGTTCCTGACCGACCCCACCTTCGACGCCCCCGGCGACTACCCCCTCGGCCCCGGCCTGGTCCTGACCAAGACCGCGCCTTCTTCCGCCTCGCCCGAGGACCTCGGTCGCATAGATGTGGTCCTGCTCTCCCACGACGAGCACCCCGACAACCTCGATCACTCCGGCCGGGCCCTCCTCGCCGACGTGCCCGTCACCCTCACCACCCCCAGCGGCGCGGGCCGCCTTGGCGCAGACGCCAAGGGGCTTGAGGACTGGGAGTCCGTCGAGCTGGACCGTCCCGACGGCGGCACCGTGACCGTGACGGGCGTGCCCGCCATCCACGGCCCTGGGACGCGCGAGGAGGTCGAACCGATATCGGGCGAGGTCGTGGGCTTCGTCCTCACCGCAGCCGACCTGGCCACGGTGTACGTCAGCGGCGACAACGCCTCGCTCGCCCTGGTCAAGGAGATCGGCGAGCGGTTCGGCCCGGTCGACACCGCCGTTCTCTTCGCAGGTGCTCCGCGCCTGCCCGTCTTCGACTCGACGGTGGTGCTCGACAGTGCCCAGGCCGCCGAGGCCGCTCAGCTCCTCGGGGCGCGCCGGGTCGTCCCCGTCCACTTCGACAGTTGGGCCCACTTCACTGAAGGCCGCGACGACCTGGTGGCCGCCTTCACCGCCGCGGGACTGGCCGACCGCCTTCAGCTGAACTGA
- a CDS encoding CGNR zinc finger domain-containing protein, producing MEETVTAEPVLPPAPGAEQYRALDFANSAIAMPGGRFLDLLGTPAATNQWLTEHDLAPTGAGLQETCAAQLRTLREQIRALLASRVDGHPAPPSALAAVNGALSRAPAASLLHWGPTRGLFRADSHPITQIVDHALAALADNAADLLTGPDAERLAACGSSPCTRYLLRHGRRQWCSTRCGDRVRAARAYARRTRLESH from the coding sequence ATGGAGGAGACCGTGACCGCCGAGCCCGTGCTGCCGCCCGCACCGGGCGCGGAGCAGTACCGCGCCCTCGACTTCGCCAACAGCGCCATCGCTATGCCCGGCGGCCGGTTCCTCGACCTCCTCGGCACGCCCGCCGCCACGAACCAGTGGCTCACCGAACACGACCTCGCCCCGACCGGCGCCGGACTGCAGGAGACGTGCGCGGCGCAACTGCGGACGCTGCGTGAGCAGATCCGGGCGCTGCTCGCCTCCCGGGTGGACGGGCACCCCGCCCCGCCGAGCGCTCTCGCCGCCGTCAACGGCGCCCTTTCCAGGGCTCCCGCGGCCTCCCTGCTGCACTGGGGCCCCACCCGCGGCCTGTTCCGGGCCGACTCGCACCCGATCACCCAGATCGTCGACCACGCCTTGGCCGCCCTCGCCGACAACGCCGCCGACCTGCTCACCGGCCCCGACGCAGAACGCCTCGCCGCCTGCGGCTCCAGCCCCTGCACCCGCTACCTGCTGCGCCACGGCCGCCGCCAATGGTGCTCCACCCGTTGCGGCGATCGCGTCCGCGCAGCCCGTGCCTACGCCCGGCGCACTCGACTCGAGTCGCACTGA
- a CDS encoding NAD(P)/FAD-dependent oxidoreductase, with amino-acid sequence MSGRAADAGRRQRRPVPAELPARHHVRYDVVVAGGGPAGTAAALTLARAGRSVLLADAGTGAPKIGEALPSAARPLLRDLGVDELAISAGHLPCYSNLSGWGSSALGCVDFINDPNGHGWHLDRPLFDRRMREGARAIGVHLRERTAVRPESRRQDGSWTVTLRGPAAAETVHCDWVVDATGRGRAIASRCRARHRTRDRLVATHVTLGAGTGADETSSLVESSEDGWWYTTVLPSGGRLVAYFTDADLVTPDLRTLHGFRALLRQTRHVLARTEAHPFPPNAASRRSPAHTAHLDSPYGDGWVAIGDAAVAFDPISSQGILTALYTGMTAARALHARLEGDDRALTSYATNVAALLAAYQRNRHSVYALERRWAERPFWQRRLTPTRTS; translated from the coding sequence ATGTCCGGCCGCGCAGCTGACGCCGGCCGACGGCAACGTCGGCCGGTTCCCGCAGAACTCCCCGCCCGCCACCACGTCCGGTACGACGTCGTGGTGGCGGGCGGGGGACCAGCCGGAACGGCCGCCGCCCTGACCCTCGCCCGCGCGGGCCGCTCCGTGCTTCTCGCGGACGCCGGCACAGGAGCACCCAAGATCGGCGAGGCGCTGCCGTCAGCAGCGCGGCCCCTGCTGCGCGACCTGGGAGTGGACGAACTGGCCATCAGTGCGGGCCACTTGCCGTGCTACTCCAACCTCTCAGGCTGGGGCTCATCCGCCCTCGGATGCGTGGACTTCATCAATGACCCCAACGGACACGGCTGGCACCTCGACCGCCCGCTGTTCGACCGGCGCATGCGCGAGGGGGCCCGCGCGATCGGCGTCCACCTGCGGGAACGCACCGCCGTACGTCCCGAGTCCCGTCGGCAGGACGGCAGTTGGACCGTGACTCTGCGCGGGCCGGCAGCCGCGGAGACCGTGCATTGCGACTGGGTGGTGGACGCCACCGGCCGCGGCCGTGCGATCGCCTCCCGCTGCCGGGCCCGGCACCGCACCCGGGACCGGCTGGTCGCCACCCACGTGACACTGGGAGCGGGCACCGGTGCCGACGAGACCTCCTCACTGGTCGAGTCCAGTGAGGACGGTTGGTGGTACACCACGGTCCTGCCTTCCGGTGGACGCCTCGTCGCCTACTTCACCGATGCCGACCTCGTCACCCCCGACCTGCGAACCTTGCACGGATTCCGGGCACTGCTGCGGCAGACCCGGCATGTGCTGGCCCGAACCGAGGCACATCCCTTTCCCCCGAACGCCGCGTCCCGGCGGTCACCCGCCCACACCGCGCACCTCGACAGCCCCTACGGCGACGGCTGGGTCGCGATCGGAGACGCGGCCGTGGCATTCGACCCGATCTCGTCGCAGGGCATCCTCACCGCGCTGTACACCGGCATGACCGCTGCACGGGCCCTCCACGCCCGCCTCGAAGGCGACGACCGCGCTCTCACGTCCTACGCCACCAACGTGGCAGCGCTGCTCGCCGCTTACCAGCGCAACCGCCACAGCGTCTACGCCCTGGAGCGCCGCTGGGCCGAACGGCCCTTCTGGCAACGCCGACTCACCCCGACCCGGACGTCATAG
- a CDS encoding LodA/GoxA family CTQ-dependent oxidase, producing MPDNIVRAAIHPAIGVARVGNSQDEYFLAPEILDPEPKAPGFYKDSAGAVKRQVARFRVYGYDAQGNVVAELTPDNADIRWTVHMANKKSGWYQFQLALDIPEAALAKPSELRNKDVTGDRRKDLVIDPGPVSISGKNSAGADFQLKNGTFMGKEVYLGELRTDDAGRLLVLGGYGRSASYDGRPATTYANNDGWHDDIADGPVTASVTVDGRQLAVDPAWVLVGPPNYAPALKGIRTLYDLLYDVFVSNGSLPFPEKVSFTRDIEPLLRRFCDHQWVNQGFAAFFGHNGLGHFLTPGMLERLSSTKPIYKALRRQVFNALRDFDRDGASPVPWPWLYGDAMAIPPRSPLQHMALSPTQCRLLQYWADGEFEGDWQPVGAAAKPTRELADVPLAEQPAALDRAALDFCLADAFHPGCEVTWPIRHPSMYMAPFRIRHHDTKQGEPSYGTQLTPKAALSVNGPLYAQGPGDVTRWMAVPWQTDTASCRSGYEAALSPRYDPYLPTFWPARVPNHVLTELDYQVVMDPSRPPQERREAFERRATWLRGLKGDNPEQLNQMIDDWYRLGIVELRDGIEGSTDFPALIQVESTPSMDLAGVLPTRNLVSLHVPEAADPSLARAAISQAVAAIGYPPEEVTAGYLDKVVPFRDNA from the coding sequence ATGCCCGATAACATCGTACGTGCCGCAATCCACCCCGCCATCGGGGTGGCGCGCGTCGGAAACAGCCAGGACGAATACTTCCTCGCTCCCGAAATCCTCGATCCCGAACCGAAGGCTCCGGGCTTCTACAAGGATTCCGCGGGTGCCGTCAAACGCCAGGTGGCACGCTTCCGCGTCTACGGGTACGACGCGCAGGGCAACGTCGTCGCCGAGCTCACGCCGGACAACGCCGACATCCGGTGGACGGTGCACATGGCGAACAAGAAGTCCGGCTGGTACCAGTTCCAGCTGGCGCTCGACATCCCGGAGGCCGCGCTCGCCAAGCCATCCGAGCTGCGAAACAAGGATGTCACGGGGGACCGCCGGAAAGACCTGGTCATCGATCCCGGGCCGGTGAGCATCTCCGGGAAGAACAGCGCCGGCGCGGACTTCCAGCTCAAGAACGGCACGTTCATGGGCAAGGAGGTCTATCTGGGGGAGCTGCGTACCGACGATGCCGGGCGACTGCTGGTCCTGGGCGGCTACGGCCGGTCGGCCTCGTACGACGGGCGCCCGGCGACCACGTACGCCAACAACGACGGCTGGCACGACGACATCGCGGACGGCCCGGTCACTGCGAGCGTGACCGTCGACGGTCGGCAGCTGGCGGTCGACCCGGCATGGGTACTGGTGGGCCCGCCGAACTACGCGCCCGCGCTGAAGGGCATTCGCACGCTCTACGATCTGCTGTACGACGTCTTCGTCAGCAACGGATCGCTGCCGTTCCCCGAGAAGGTCTCGTTCACCCGGGACATCGAGCCGCTGCTACGCCGCTTCTGCGATCACCAATGGGTCAACCAGGGATTCGCAGCCTTCTTCGGGCACAACGGCCTCGGCCACTTCCTGACTCCGGGAATGCTTGAGCGCCTGAGCAGTACTAAGCCGATCTACAAGGCGCTGCGTCGGCAAGTGTTCAACGCCCTACGGGACTTCGACCGCGACGGCGCCTCGCCGGTTCCGTGGCCCTGGCTGTACGGGGACGCGATGGCCATCCCCCCGCGTTCGCCGCTCCAGCACATGGCGCTGTCCCCGACCCAGTGTCGACTGCTCCAGTACTGGGCCGACGGGGAGTTCGAGGGCGATTGGCAGCCCGTGGGAGCAGCGGCGAAGCCGACCCGTGAACTCGCCGATGTCCCCCTGGCCGAGCAGCCGGCGGCCCTCGACCGTGCAGCGCTGGACTTCTGCCTCGCCGACGCGTTCCATCCCGGGTGCGAGGTGACCTGGCCCATCCGGCATCCCTCCATGTACATGGCGCCCTTCCGCATCCGCCACCACGACACTAAGCAGGGCGAGCCCTCCTACGGAACGCAACTCACCCCCAAGGCAGCGCTCTCCGTGAACGGACCGCTGTACGCCCAGGGTCCCGGCGATGTCACCCGATGGATGGCTGTTCCCTGGCAGACGGACACGGCCAGCTGCCGTTCCGGGTATGAGGCGGCACTCAGCCCGCGCTACGACCCCTACCTGCCCACCTTCTGGCCCGCCCGCGTCCCCAACCACGTGCTCACCGAGCTCGACTACCAGGTGGTGATGGACCCGAGCCGACCGCCGCAGGAGCGTAGGGAGGCCTTCGAGCGACGCGCCACCTGGCTGCGTGGGCTCAAAGGAGACAACCCCGAGCAGCTGAATCAGATGATCGACGACTGGTACCGGCTCGGCATCGTCGAGCTGCGCGACGGGATCGAGGGCAGCACCGACTTCCCCGCCCTGATCCAGGTGGAGTCGACACCGTCGATGGACCTGGCAGGCGTCCTGCCCACACGGAACCTGGTCAGCCTCCACGTACCCGAAGCCGCGGACCCGTCCCTCGCGCGCGCCGCGATCAGCCAGGCCGTCGCGGCCATCGGCTACCCACCCGAAGAGGTGACGGCTGGCTACCTCGACAAGGTCGTCCCCTTCCGCGACAACGCCTGA